Proteins co-encoded in one Pelobates fuscus isolate aPelFus1 chromosome 5, aPelFus1.pri, whole genome shotgun sequence genomic window:
- the CTSL gene encoding procathepsin L, producing the protein MVLLWSIVAVCLTAVCAAPSMDPELDSHWQLWKSWHAKSYSGNAEGWRRLVWEKNLKMIEMHNLDHSMGKHSYRMGMNQFGDMTTEEFRQLMNGYKRTPSKAVGATFLTPLNFEAPKTVDWRKHGYVTPVKDQGQCGSCWAFSATGALEGQHFRKTGTMISLSEQNLVDCSRSEGNEGCNGGLMDQAFQYVSDNNGIDSEESYPYTAKDGTECKYDPSFNSANDTGFMDIKKGDEKALMKALASVGPISVAIDAGHSSFQFYQSGIYYEPECDSSSLDHGVLAVGYGSEGSDEDGKKYWIVKNSWSDKWGNAGYIWIAKDRDNHCGIATAASYPLV; encoded by the exons ATGGTGCTGCTTTGGAGTATTGTTGCAGTTTGCCTAACTGCGGTGTGTGCTGCCCCTTCTATGGATCCTGAGCTGGATAGCCACTGGCAGCTGTGGAAAAGCTGGCATGCCAAATCTTATTCAGGG AATGCAGAAGGTTGGAGGAGACTAGTATGGGAAAAGAACCTTAAAATGATTGAGATGCACAACCTCGACCACTCTATGGGAAAACACTCCTACAGGATGGGAATGAACCAGTTTGGAGACATG ACCACAGAAGAGTTCAGACAGTTGATGAATGGATACAAACGCACTCCCTCAAAGGCAGTTGGAGCAACATTCCTAACTCCCTTAAACTTTGAAGCACCCAAAACAGTCGACTGGCGCAAACATGGATATGTAACACCAGTTAAAGATCAG GGGCAGTGTGGTTCATGCTGGGCTTTCAGTGCCACTGGTGCTCTTGAGGGACAGCACTTCAGGAAAACCGGAACCATGATTTCTTTGAGTGAACAAAATCTAGTCGACTGTTCTAGATCCGAAGGCAATGAAGGCTGTAATGGTGGGCTAATGGATCAAGCTTTCCAATACGTATCTGATAATAATGGTATCGATTCTGAGGAATCATACCCATACACTGCTAAG GATGGCACAGAGTGCAAATATGACCCATCTTTCAACTCTGCAAATGACACTGGTTTTATGGATATCAAGAAGGGAGATGAGAAGGCACTCATGAAGGCTCTTGCTTCAGTAGGCCCAATTTCTGTTGCAATTGATGCAGGACATTCCTCATTCCAGTTCTACCAATCTG GAATCTATTATGAGCCAGAGTGCGATAGCAGTTCCCTTGATCATGGTGTTCTTGCTGTTGGCTATGGATCTGAAGGATCAGATGAAGATGGAAAAAAATACTGGATTGTGAAGAACAG ctgGAGTGATAAATGGGGAAACGCAGGCTACATTTGGATTGCAAAGGATAGAGACAACCACTGTGGAATTGCTACAGCTGCTAGTTATCCTCTAGTCTAA